Within Sulfitobacter sp. W027, the genomic segment TTTGATACGGAATGCGACGTGGCGATTGAACAGCCATCGCAGGTTATCGAAGGTTTCAGAACCCGTCTGATCGCTGAGCATCTTGGTCAAACACCTGAGCGTGTGGCCGAGGTGATCGCCCAGAAAGGGTCCATGATCGGCACGATTGAGACCTTGAACGGCAAAGAGGGGCGTGGTCTGCGCGCCGTTTTCCGGGGCAGCGAAACCGTGATTGGCGGGTTTCTCGCCAACACCCGTCTGCTTGATCCGCGTTATCATCCGGGGGAGGTGACCTCGACCGGGCGTGGCATCCGCCCGCGCCATATGGCGCTTATTGCAGGCGGTTTGGGTGTTGCGTGGCTGGCTTGGAAGAAATGGGGGCGCCGCGACTAGCGACGCCCTTTGATCTATGGTCGCGCCTCGACAATGGATGTCTTCTCGAAACCGCTGCCGCTGATCACAGGCTGGCGCTCTAACGGCGTTGTGGGTGCGGAGAGTACCCGGCGCGACGTCTCGGCCAGAAGGGCGATGGCAAAGAGCGCGGCCGTCCCTAAGGCAGGCAGAACCCAGACCATCCAAACAGCCTTGGGCTGCGCCAGCATCGCAGTCTGGCAGATCAGCGCCAGCACCGTACCACTGGCAAAAATCAGCAGCCCATGCCGCCCGATCAGCTGAAACGGGCTTGCCACCCGATGCGCGGCGAAGCGGGTCACACTCGGCAACTGCGACAGAAAATACCCCAATGCCAGAATATGGACGAACCGCGGCGCGGAGAGATAGGTTTTGTCATGCGAGGTGAGGTTGAACGGCACTCCGGCCTCTCTCAGGTGATGCATTTGCAGGTTCAGGAATTTGCCCAGCCCCGGCACATATTTCCATGCAAGAATTCCCAGCAGTACCGCGACTGACAGCCAAAACAGCGCTCTGGACGCGGGGAAAAAGCGGTAGCCTTGGCGTTGGCTGAGACCAACCAGCAGACCGAAAACAAAGATTGCCTGCCAGGCGAAGGGGTTGAAAAACCAACCGCCGGGGTTGGGGTAGTTCGGCAGGTTCAGGCGAAAGACACCGGTCAGCAGCCAAAGGGTGAGCGACAACGCAAAGAGCAGCCACGGCCAACGCAGCCCCAGCATGATCGCCGCCGGTGCGCAGATCAGCAAGACCGAATAAGCGGGCAAAATATTCACATAGCCGAACTGATGGGTCAGAAGAGGGATGCCGATCAAGGCCTGGGTCGGGTTTTGGAACACCTGCCGCATGTTGATCTTGGTCAGAAACTCAGCCTCCGTGATGATCTGAAAGGCAGTGGCGAAGATGCCCAAGGCCACCGCCGAAAGCACGATCTGCACCACATAGAGGGACCACGCCCGTTTCCACAATGGCGCGACCGCGCGCCACAGGCCGTAGGTCACGCGGTCTCTCTCGATGAATCGGGGCGTATAGGCCAATCCCGCCGCGATTCCGGACATCAGAAAAAACGCCTCTGCCGCGTCGGCAAAGCCTAGGTTTCGGATAGTTAAATATTCGTAAGGATTGCCCGGCACATGATTGATAAAAATCATCACTAGTGCCAATCCGCGGAACACATCGATGCGCGGGTCGCGGGGCGCTTTGCCCAACGGTGCGGCCCGCGCGGAGGCCGTTGCAGGTGATAGACCGGCGTTAAGCTGTGGCATGGGTCAGGTCCGCCGAATTGGGATTGGGCATTAGGTGTTCGTCGTTCCAAGTCAGACGCCAGACATCGCAAATTCTGTCGTATTCCGCGACCACATCAAGCGGCCCTGCATCCTCTGGAACCGTGAAAAGAACGGGGCTAAGCGGGCGTGATGTCCATGTGATAAGAAAGGGTGCAAAAAGCATCGGGACAGCCACCGGAAGCAGCCAGATCGTCAGATCGGGCGCCACCCATTGAACCGCCGCGATGATCGCAACCCCAATGAATACGATCCAGCGGCCCGCCGCCCAGCCGTCTTGCAGGCTCAACTGGCCTTCGTTGCGCTGATTAGCCGGCCATCCGCCGTCCTGGCCTGACAGAACCTGCAGCACCGCACGGCTGTGATAGAGCAGCATCAGCGGGGCGAGAAGTGTGGTCAGGATGATCTCGGTCAGAACCGAAAGTGCCATCCGCAGAGCCCGGCCAAAGTCGCGCGCGCGGTCGGTCAGGATTGCATGCGTCAGGATCAGCATCTTGGGCACAACCAGCAGACCCAGAACGCCCAGAGCCAGCAGCGTGATTTCGCGCGTGCTGGTGTCGGGAAAAACCGGAAAAAGTTGATAGGGCCCGGGGAAATACTGCGGCGGTGGCGCGTAGAGGGTGCTGATGGCCGAGGTAATCAAGAACGCCGCCCAGAGGAGCGAAACGACATAGGCGGTGACGTTTTGCAGAAAGACAAATCGGCTCCACCCTGCTAGTCCGGGGGCAAAGATCAGCCGGGCATGTTGCAGGTTGCCCTGGCACCAGCGCCGCTCGCGACGGGCAAAGGAAAGGACGTTCTCCGGGCCTTCTTCGTAGGATCCGCCCAAGGTCTCATCCACTTCGACCTTCCAACCCGCGCGGGCAAGCAGCGCCGCCTCAACATAGTCATGGCTCAGGATATGGCCGCCCAAGGGGGGCGGGCCGGAAAGCTCTGGCAGGCCGCAGCTTTGCGCAAAAGCGCTGACCCGAATGATCGCGTTATGGCCCCAGAAAGGGCCGGTCGGTCCTTGCATGCGGGCAAGACCACGGGTGAAAATCGGCCCGTGAAACCACGAGGCGAACTGCAAGGCGCGGCCAAAGAAGGACCGCGCGCCGATGATCTTGGGGAGGGTTTGCAACAGCCCCAATTGCGGGTCGGCCTGCATACGGGCGATCATGGCGCGGATCGTGTCCCCCTCCATCAGACTGTCTGCGTCTAGGATCACCGCAAGCTCATAGGCGCCGCCGGATGTGCGAATGAACTCTTCGATATTGCCCGCCTTACGGCCCGCGTTATCGCGCCGTCTGCGGTAGAATATGCGCCCCGTGCCGTCTGTCTCGCGCAGCAAGCGTGCAAAGGCGAACTGCTCTTTGCCTGCCAAACCCTCATCGCGTGTGTCAGATAGAACGACGAAATCCGCCCTGACACCGGCTCGCGTGACTGAGCGGTCGATTGCCGCGATACGGGCAAAAGTTGTCAGCGGGTCCTCGTTACAAATGGGCACCGCGATCACGGTACGGGGTTGCGGGGCCTGCAGCGCGGGCCGGCGGGGATTTGATCTGCCTCCGAACAGCCCGATCAGCGCCAGCGATGCACCCCATGCCAGCCAAGCGGTCGTGGCAAAGACAAGAACGGCGCGGATGCCGTCCCAACCGCTGAACCCATCCCGCGCGGCAGCCTCCGCCAGTAGCGTCGAAGCGATGGCGGCACATCCAAGCGAAATGCCCAGGGCAAGCGCCCGCGCGAAGCGGGTCGGGCTATCCGCCGCAAGCTGCCTTTGCTGAAGGGTCATTGAACTCAGGCCTTGCGGCGCAGCAAGAGGGCCCGGGTCAATTCGGCCAGCCCAGCCCGATGGGCGCGGCGTTCCAAGGTTTGCCGGGGCATTGCAAGCGGGGCGACAGGGGGCATCCAGTTCTCAACCTCTGTCGTCATTGCCGAATAGGGGGTCTCCCCCTCGTTAAAGCTTACGCGTTGATCCATTGGTACACCCATGTCTCTGTAAGATTGCGGTCATATCCCGAGAGAACGGCTTTGATCTCGACGATGGCGTCCGGCTCTGCACGCAGTTCCAGCACCAGCCGCCATTCATCTCTGCCATCCACGCGGCTCAGGATCGCCTCAACGATTTCACCGTTCTGCGCGCTTGCGATTGGCTCCAGCTTGGCATCGCCCGGCATATCGCTAAGCTGACCCCCGGCGAAGTCGATGACGAATTTGCGCGTTTCGGTATCTGCCTCAACACCCGCAACCCCGCCATGACCCGAGCGCAGCCGGACCACGCGGCCAAGGGTTTGCGGTGTTGCGCCCGGTGGGTTCATCCCCCAGTGCATGCGGTAATTATAGGCCAGTTCATCCCCGGCGCGGGTCTCTCCCTCAGGGATCCAATAGGCGACGATATTATCGTTGCCTTCGAGATCGGAGGGGATTTCGACCAGCCGGACCGTGCCTTTGCCCCAGTCGTCCATAGGCTCAATCATCAGCGACGGTCGGCGCTCGTAATGGGCCTGCGCATCGAGGTAATGTTCAAAATCCCGGTTGCGCTGCACCAGTCCAAAAGAGCGCGGACTCTCAGCCCCGAAATAGGAACTCGCAAGGCGCGGCGGATTATTGAGCGGTCGGCACAGGGTTGCATCCTTGCCTGCATTCAGCACCAAGGCTTCGCTGTCGTGAACTGAGGGGCGAAAATCGTCAAAGGCGCCTTTGTCCGCGCCATTGTGCAAAAACATCGACGTGAGCGGCGCAATGCCAAGCTGTTTGATGTCCTTGCGCAGGAAAAGACGCATGGTGACTTCGACTGAAGTCGTCTCTCCCGGTGTGATGGCAAATTGATAAGCGCCGGTAACCGACGGGCTATCCAACGCAGCATAGATCATCACGGTGGCATCGCCCGGCGCGGGTCGGCGCAGCCAGACCTCGCTGAAACGGGGGAATTCCTCACCTTCAGAGAGACCGGTATTCACAGCAAGCCCGCGCGCGCTCAACCCATAGAGCGTGTCTTTTCCCAAGGCGCGGAAGTAGCTGGCCCCTTGGAAGACGATCAGCTCATCGAAAATGTCGGCGCGGTTAAGCGGGGTGTGCAGCCGAAAACCGGCAACGCCCGGCATCCCGGCATTGGGCGGGATCGAACTGGCC encodes:
- a CDS encoding glucan biosynthesis protein is translated as MPLRSHAQEVATASFTFDNLVNEMRELAQSSYAAPEPVEGFLAELDYDAYQRIRFRPEQARWQEKGVAFRLHAFHPGWLFKEAVKINEVKGDAVEPMGFTTADFEYDDDSLASSIPPNAGMPGVAGFRLHTPLNRADIFDELIVFQGASYFRALGKDTLYGLSARGLAVNTGLSEGEEFPRFSEVWLRRPAPGDATVMIYAALDSPSVTGAYQFAITPGETTSVEVTMRLFLRKDIKQLGIAPLTSMFLHNGADKGAFDDFRPSVHDSEALVLNAGKDATLCRPLNNPPRLASSYFGAESPRSFGLVQRNRDFEHYLDAQAHYERRPSLMIEPMDDWGKGTVRLVEIPSDLEGNDNIVAYWIPEGETRAGDELAYNYRMHWGMNPPGATPQTLGRVVRLRSGHGGVAGVEADTETRKFVIDFAGGQLSDMPGDAKLEPIASAQNGEIVEAILSRVDGRDEWRLVLELRAEPDAIVEIKAVLSGYDRNLTETWVYQWINA
- the mdoH gene encoding glucans biosynthesis glucosyltransferase MdoH, whose product is MTLQQRQLAADSPTRFARALALGISLGCAAIASTLLAEAAARDGFSGWDGIRAVLVFATTAWLAWGASLALIGLFGGRSNPRRPALQAPQPRTVIAVPICNEDPLTTFARIAAIDRSVTRAGVRADFVVLSDTRDEGLAGKEQFAFARLLRETDGTGRIFYRRRRDNAGRKAGNIEEFIRTSGGAYELAVILDADSLMEGDTIRAMIARMQADPQLGLLQTLPKIIGARSFFGRALQFASWFHGPIFTRGLARMQGPTGPFWGHNAIIRVSAFAQSCGLPELSGPPPLGGHILSHDYVEAALLARAGWKVEVDETLGGSYEEGPENVLSFARRERRWCQGNLQHARLIFAPGLAGWSRFVFLQNVTAYVVSLLWAAFLITSAISTLYAPPPQYFPGPYQLFPVFPDTSTREITLLALGVLGLLVVPKMLILTHAILTDRARDFGRALRMALSVLTEIILTTLLAPLMLLYHSRAVLQVLSGQDGGWPANQRNEGQLSLQDGWAAGRWIVFIGVAIIAAVQWVAPDLTIWLLPVAVPMLFAPFLITWTSRPLSPVLFTVPEDAGPLDVVAEYDRICDVWRLTWNDEHLMPNPNSADLTHATA
- a CDS encoding OpgC family protein translates to MPQLNAGLSPATASARAAPLGKAPRDPRIDVFRGLALVMIFINHVPGNPYEYLTIRNLGFADAAEAFFLMSGIAAGLAYTPRFIERDRVTYGLWRAVAPLWKRAWSLYVVQIVLSAVALGIFATAFQIITEAEFLTKINMRQVFQNPTQALIGIPLLTHQFGYVNILPAYSVLLICAPAAIMLGLRWPWLLFALSLTLWLLTGVFRLNLPNYPNPGGWFFNPFAWQAIFVFGLLVGLSQRQGYRFFPASRALFWLSVAVLLGILAWKYVPGLGKFLNLQMHHLREAGVPFNLTSHDKTYLSAPRFVHILALGYFLSQLPSVTRFAAHRVASPFQLIGRHGLLIFASGTVLALICQTAMLAQPKAVWMVWVLPALGTAALFAIALLAETSRRVLSAPTTPLERQPVISGSGFEKTSIVEARP